The Methanobacterium lacus genome includes a region encoding these proteins:
- a CDS encoding ammonium transporter: MVEAILNSGDTAWMLTSTALVMLMTLPGVALFYGGLTKKENVLNTIFLSFMAFSITSIIWVIYGYPLAFGTDVMGIIGSPANILMNGIDVNALAPLAPTIPLLVYVAFQMTFAAITVALVSGAIVERMKFSAWLAFVPLWITIVYLPISHWVWGGGWLSQLGVLDFAGGTVVHLNAGIAALALVLLLGKRKDIRLLPHNLGYSVIGAALLWFGWFGFNAGSALSAGGLAGSAFLATNTATAAALISWVMMDVIKTGKPTLLGAISGAIAGLVAITPAAGFVTMGGALVIGFLVSIFCYIAISTVKSKFGYDDALDVFGIHGVGGAWGALATGIFAAPFVNSLGTGALYGNPGQIVTQLIGIAVVGVYTLIMTLIIGVVIDKTIGLRVDLKEEVEGLDTHLHEESGYRI; encoded by the coding sequence ATGGTTGAAGCAATTCTTAACTCTGGTGATACAGCGTGGATGTTAACCTCCACCGCTTTAGTTATGTTAATGACTTTACCCGGCGTAGCATTGTTCTACGGGGGACTTACTAAAAAAGAAAATGTATTAAACACCATATTTTTATCGTTCATGGCATTCTCCATAACAAGTATAATATGGGTAATTTATGGATATCCACTGGCATTCGGAACGGATGTGATGGGTATAATTGGTAGTCCGGCCAATATATTAATGAACGGAATAGATGTAAATGCTCTGGCACCTTTAGCACCTACAATACCATTACTGGTTTATGTAGCTTTCCAGATGACATTTGCAGCCATAACAGTAGCACTTGTTTCAGGTGCAATAGTTGAAAGGATGAAATTCAGTGCATGGCTCGCATTCGTGCCACTCTGGATAACAATCGTATATCTACCTATATCCCACTGGGTATGGGGTGGAGGATGGTTATCACAGTTAGGTGTGTTAGACTTTGCAGGAGGAACAGTTGTTCACTTGAATGCAGGTATTGCTGCCCTCGCACTGGTACTTTTACTTGGAAAAAGGAAAGATATCAGACTGCTACCACATAACTTAGGATACTCAGTTATAGGTGCAGCATTACTGTGGTTCGGTTGGTTCGGATTTAACGCAGGATCAGCACTTTCTGCAGGCGGACTTGCAGGTTCAGCATTCTTAGCAACAAACACCGCAACTGCAGCAGCACTCATATCATGGGTAATGATGGATGTTATAAAAACTGGAAAACCAACTTTACTCGGTGCAATATCTGGTGCAATAGCAGGATTAGTTGCAATCACACCAGCAGCAGGATTTGTAACAATGGGCGGAGCATTAGTCATAGGTTTCCTTGTATCCATATTCTGTTACATTGCAATATCAACAGTCAAATCCAAATTCGGATACGACGATGCACTTGATGTATTCGGTATCCACGGTGTAGGTGGTGCATGGGGTGCTCTAGCAACAGGTATATTTGCTGCTCCATTCGTAAACTCACTAGGAACAGGTGCTCTCTACGGAAACCCTGGACAGATTGTAACACAATTAATTGGTATCGCTGTTGTAGGAGTATACACACTCATAATGACCCTAATAATTGGTGTTGTCATTGACAAAACCATCGGTCTCAGAGTGGACCTCAAAGAAGAAGTTGAAGGCCTTGATACCCATCTTCACGAAGAATCGGGTTACAGAATTTAA
- a CDS encoding class II glutamine amidotransferase domain-containing protein has protein sequence MCGIAGVVYKDKKLHHVGDDLTKMLDALQHRGPDSAGLAIYGGLGLKENEYLLNIEVKEKHGLLEAVKETVNTATPIKKEEIIPSVENYMIYRCKIGLSSFSELKPLIMDIDKIDNVTVLNGAHSFEMIKDVGLVKDIAARYDTTSKMGTHGIGHTRFSTESLVDRYHAHPFQSYIIPDITVVHNGQITNYWKIRDPLERKGHIFETNNDTECIVHYIADKLSEGYKLEEALEQSVKDMDGPFSYIVGTPNGVGIAKDQLGLRPGVMAENNEVFAIASEEVSLREVMDTHDIDQIAPGETRSYTI, from the coding sequence GTGTGTGGAATAGCAGGAGTAGTATACAAAGATAAAAAGCTTCATCACGTGGGTGATGACCTCACAAAGATGTTAGATGCATTACAACACAGAGGACCAGATTCCGCTGGTTTAGCCATATACGGCGGGCTTGGATTAAAAGAAAATGAATATCTCCTAAACATAGAAGTTAAGGAGAAACACGGCCTTCTAGAAGCAGTTAAAGAAACTGTGAATACTGCTACACCAATAAAAAAAGAGGAAATCATTCCATCAGTTGAAAATTACATGATATACCGCTGCAAAATTGGTTTAAGTTCTTTTTCAGAGTTAAAACCATTGATCATGGATATCGACAAAATTGACAATGTGACAGTACTCAACGGGGCACATTCATTTGAAATGATAAAAGATGTTGGTTTAGTAAAGGACATTGCTGCTAGGTACGATACAACATCAAAAATGGGAACTCATGGAATTGGACACACAAGATTTTCAACTGAAAGTCTGGTTGACAGGTATCATGCACACCCATTCCAGAGTTACATTATTCCCGACATAACAGTCGTACACAACGGCCAAATAACCAACTACTGGAAAATAAGGGATCCTCTAGAACGTAAAGGCCACATATTCGAAACAAATAACGACACAGAATGTATTGTGCACTACATAGCAGACAAACTATCTGAAGGATACAAACTCGAAGAGGCTCTTGAACAATCTGTTAAAGATATGGATGGTCCATTTTCATACATAGTTGGAACACCCAATGGGGTTGGAATTGCAAAGGATCAGCTGGGACTCAGACCTGGAGTGATGGCTGAAAACAACGAAGTCTTTGCCATAGCATCTGAAGAAGTGTCCCTAAGAGAAGTTATGGACACCCACGACATAGATCAGATAGCCCCTGGAGAAACAAGATCTTACACAATATAA
- a CDS encoding Coenzyme F420 hydrogenase/dehydrogenase, beta subunit C-terminal domain produces MENSSKEKVAVVGTPCHMVAASKLEKFSDVLGNSPIDIKIGLFCMENFSYSSIKKLLDKNNIDMNDIQECRVEKNYMWFYLNEDKIFKVPLNKAKSCIRKNCNICMDFTSELSDISVGSVGSEEGWSTVIVRSDKGLEFLKNAEKDSYIETKPIDEKGIKLIENLSNKKMKENIEEIQRRELVGRPVIYRRQMPIREYYEEIENCQFNDLKGDVIDIGACVLCGACDYVCPEGIIKIDDRKPQLTGKCPEGCNLCYMACPRTYVPDDIMTTDADKKPLGDYLKIVSAKAPMLNGQDGGVATALLNYALAKNVVDDVIVVDKNSKEPWKPEPKLTNNVADVLKAAGTKYSACTIFTPLKDLNKGKGGM; encoded by the coding sequence ATGGAAAACAGTAGCAAAGAAAAAGTTGCAGTTGTTGGAACTCCCTGCCACATGGTGGCTGCAAGCAAACTCGAAAAGTTTTCAGATGTACTTGGAAATTCACCAATCGATATTAAAATCGGACTTTTCTGCATGGAAAACTTTTCATACAGTTCAATCAAGAAGCTCTTGGATAAAAACAACATAGATATGAACGATATCCAAGAATGCAGGGTAGAAAAAAATTACATGTGGTTCTACCTAAACGAAGACAAAATTTTCAAAGTACCCCTTAACAAAGCTAAATCATGCATACGAAAAAACTGCAACATCTGTATGGATTTCACATCTGAACTATCAGACATTTCAGTAGGTTCTGTGGGATCTGAAGAGGGATGGTCCACAGTGATTGTTAGAAGCGATAAAGGATTAGAATTCCTAAAAAACGCAGAAAAAGACAGTTACATCGAAACCAAACCAATAGATGAAAAAGGTATAAAGCTGATTGAAAACCTTTCTAACAAGAAGATGAAAGAAAATATAGAGGAAATTCAAAGGCGTGAGCTTGTTGGAAGGCCAGTTATATACAGAAGGCAGATGCCGATCAGGGAATACTACGAAGAAATAGAAAACTGTCAATTCAACGATCTAAAGGGAGATGTGATAGACATAGGAGCATGCGTACTTTGTGGAGCATGTGATTATGTTTGTCCAGAAGGAATCATAAAGATCGATGACAGAAAACCTCAGTTAACTGGAAAGTGCCCTGAAGGATGTAACCTGTGTTACATGGCATGTCCAAGGACCTACGTTCCAGACGATATTATGACCACAGATGCCGATAAAAAACCACTCGGCGACTATTTAAAAATAGTTTCAGCCAAAGCTCCAATGTTAAATGGTCAGGATGGAGGTGTTGCTACAGCACTTCTAAACTACGCATTAGCTAAAAATGTCGTGGATGATGTGATTGTGGTAGACAAGAACTCCAAAGAACCATGGAAACCAGAACCTAAATTAACCAACAATGTAGCAGATGTTCTGAAAGCTGCTGGAACCAAATATTCAGCATGCACAATTTTCACACCACTTAAAGATTTAAATAAGGGAAAGGGAGGAATGTAA
- a CDS encoding GltB/FmdC/FwdC-like GXGXG domain-containing protein: MSEFIINAENQPPREVNRDIRKAAVDYDSIVVKNPNAMHYIAAGLIEPVEIVIDGSAGYFAGTMIDGAKIHITENAGWFPGDNMTSGEVIIDGSAGDGVGQGIYGGTVTVKRDVGSRTGEIMKGGTIIVGGNSGFMTGLFMMGGRIIILGDVSQDAGESIIRGAIYVRGSVESLGKNAKIDELNNDDLTELKELLPEYGFDLSEKDYESFKKIVPRSNRPFYGKESEEG; the protein is encoded by the coding sequence ATGAGTGAATTTATTATCAATGCCGAAAACCAACCCCCAAGGGAAGTTAATCGTGACATTAGAAAAGCTGCAGTTGATTACGACAGTATTGTTGTGAAAAATCCGAATGCAATGCACTACATTGCAGCGGGATTGATCGAACCTGTTGAAATTGTTATTGACGGATCAGCAGGTTACTTTGCAGGAACAATGATTGACGGCGCCAAAATACACATAACCGAAAATGCAGGGTGGTTCCCTGGCGACAACATGACATCTGGTGAAGTCATAATAGATGGATCAGCAGGGGATGGAGTAGGACAAGGAATATACGGAGGAACCGTAACTGTTAAAAGAGACGTAGGCTCAAGAACTGGCGAAATAATGAAAGGCGGCACCATAATAGTTGGTGGAAATTCTGGATTTATGACCGGACTGTTCATGATGGGCGGACGCATCATAATCCTAGGAGATGTCTCTCAAGACGCTGGTGAATCCATTATCAGGGGAGCAATATACGTTCGTGGAAGTGTTGAGAGCCTTGGTAAAAATGCTAAAATAGATGAACTGAACAATGATGATCTCACGGAACTCAAAGAACTACTACCAGAGTACGGGTTCGATCTATCTGAAAAAGATTATGAATCCTTTAAAAAAATTGTTCCAAGATCTAACAGACCATTCTACGGCAAAGAATCTGAGGAGGGATGA
- the pdxT gene encoding pyridoxal 5'-phosphate synthase glutaminase subunit PdxT, giving the protein MISIGILDLQGDVSEHFEATKKALSSMDIEANILKVKTVEDLSMCNGLIISGGESTVIGKLMEKTGLKTAIIEKNIPVLGTCAGLVLLATETDYEQPLLGLIDMKVKRNGFGRQKASFENEIEIFGYKYEGVFIRAPYIEKLNNGKVLARVNNKIVAVASGKHVATAFHPELTEDTKIHEYFIKEVLKCVE; this is encoded by the coding sequence ATGATAAGTATAGGAATATTAGACTTACAAGGAGATGTTTCTGAGCATTTTGAGGCTACTAAAAAAGCTTTGAGCAGTATGGATATTGAAGCCAATATTCTGAAGGTTAAAACTGTTGAAGATCTTTCCATGTGCAACGGACTTATCATTTCCGGGGGAGAAAGCACAGTAATAGGTAAACTTATGGAAAAAACTGGCCTTAAAACAGCAATAATAGAAAAAAATATCCCTGTATTAGGGACTTGTGCTGGGTTAGTACTGCTTGCAACAGAAACAGATTATGAACAGCCATTACTCGGCCTTATTGACATGAAAGTCAAAAGAAACGGTTTTGGCAGACAAAAAGCATCTTTCGAAAATGAAATAGAAATTTTCGGCTATAAATATGAAGGAGTGTTCATAAGAGCACCCTACATAGAAAAGTTAAACAATGGAAAAGTATTGGCCAGGGTTAACAATAAAATAGTTGCGGTTGCATCTGGAAAACATGTTGCCACGGCCTTCCATCCAGAACTCACTGAAGATACAAAGATTCATGAGTACTTCATAAAGGAGGTATTAAAGTGTGTGGAATAG
- a CDS encoding P-II family nitrogen regulator gives MKKILAIIRPDKLEEVKQALEDIGCNGLTIKEVRGRGIQLGITESYRGHDYKVDLLPKTEIEIVTGEEDLDNIVDTIVKTAQTGDIGDGKIFISPVEEVIRIRTGERGEKAI, from the coding sequence ATGAAAAAAATACTCGCGATTATAAGACCCGATAAATTAGAGGAGGTTAAACAGGCACTTGAAGATATAGGTTGCAATGGTTTAACTATCAAAGAAGTAAGGGGTAGAGGAATACAGTTAGGCATTACAGAAAGTTACAGAGGACACGACTACAAGGTTGATCTTCTTCCAAAGACAGAAATTGAAATAGTTACAGGAGAGGAAGATTTAGACAACATCGTTGACACAATAGTGAAAACAGCACAAACTGGAGATATAGGTGATGGAAAAATTTTCATTTCACCTGTTGAAGAAGTAATTAGAATAAGAACTGGTGAACGTGGCGAAAAAGCCATTTAA
- a CDS encoding glutamate synthase-related protein, which yields MPFKVERDHNLCKREFNRPGCCWYMCDNRDEELCKNCYSCFNNCPHDVYEIIDDEPYPLHHENCVGCRICEEMCPNNAIEVNAVPEDRRNVWTQSDIVEIGRKSETGSYKVRGCGATRVIPTFDDLVVIPAQVSRPPIDKYREPCNTKVTLGARFAENPLVIDTPIMIAAMSFGALSKEAKISLAMGATLAGTATNTGEGGMLPEERRYASKLIAQYASGRFGVSAKYLNNSEAVEIKIGQGAKSGMGGHLLGEKVTADVSRIRMIPEGTDALSPARHMDIVGPEDLSMKISQLREITDWKVPIIVKFTSGRVSDDVKIAAKAGADIIVVDGMQGGTGAGPDVVTEHSGVPTIAAIVEADEALKQINLRSKVNLVAGGGIRNGADVAKAIALGADAVYIATAALVSIGCRVCQMCFAGTCRKGIATQNPQLRRRLDYIEGGKRVARYIEAMTEEAVMLTQQAGNTDLLKLEKDDLRALTLESSTLTGVKMAGLEKPFKYKGII from the coding sequence TTGCCATTTAAAGTTGAAAGGGATCATAATCTCTGCAAAAGAGAATTCAACAGACCAGGATGCTGCTGGTACATGTGCGATAACAGGGACGAAGAACTGTGTAAAAACTGTTACTCATGTTTTAACAACTGTCCACACGATGTATACGAAATAATTGACGACGAACCATACCCACTTCATCATGAAAACTGTGTAGGATGCAGAATATGCGAAGAAATGTGTCCAAACAATGCAATAGAAGTTAACGCAGTTCCAGAAGACAGAAGAAATGTGTGGACACAATCAGATATTGTTGAAATAGGCAGAAAATCTGAAACTGGTTCATACAAAGTACGAGGCTGTGGAGCTACCAGGGTAATCCCGACCTTTGATGACCTGGTTGTTATTCCAGCTCAGGTTTCAAGACCTCCAATAGACAAATACAGGGAACCATGCAACACAAAAGTCACATTAGGAGCCAGATTCGCGGAAAATCCCCTCGTTATAGACACTCCAATAATGATTGCTGCAATGTCCTTCGGTGCGCTCAGTAAAGAGGCCAAAATATCCCTTGCCATGGGTGCAACACTCGCAGGAACCGCAACCAATACTGGAGAAGGAGGTATGCTTCCGGAAGAGAGAAGATATGCATCTAAACTCATAGCACAGTACGCATCTGGTAGGTTTGGAGTTTCAGCCAAGTACCTAAACAACTCAGAAGCGGTGGAAATCAAAATAGGTCAAGGTGCCAAGTCTGGTATGGGCGGTCATTTACTTGGTGAAAAGGTTACTGCAGATGTTTCAAGAATCAGAATGATTCCAGAAGGTACAGATGCACTGAGCCCTGCACGACACATGGACATTGTAGGTCCTGAAGATCTTTCCATGAAAATATCCCAACTCCGTGAAATTACTGACTGGAAGGTTCCAATCATTGTTAAATTTACATCTGGTCGTGTGAGTGACGATGTAAAGATAGCAGCAAAAGCCGGGGCAGACATCATAGTTGTTGATGGAATGCAAGGAGGAACAGGAGCAGGACCTGACGTCGTTACAGAACATTCAGGTGTGCCAACCATAGCTGCAATTGTTGAAGCAGATGAAGCTTTAAAACAAATTAATTTACGTAGTAAAGTAAATCTTGTTGCAGGAGGAGGCATAAGAAATGGTGCCGATGTTGCAAAAGCAATTGCACTCGGTGCTGATGCAGTTTATATAGCTACTGCTGCACTGGTATCAATTGGATGCAGAGTATGTCAGATGTGTTTCGCTGGAACATGTAGAAAAGGAATTGCAACACAAAATCCACAGCTTAGAAGGCGTTTAGATTATATTGAAGGTGGAAAAAGAGTTGCAAGATACATCGAAGCCATGACAGAAGAAGCCGTGATGCTAACACAACAAGCAGGTAATACAGATCTGTTAAAACTCGAGAAAGATGATTTAAGGGCACTAACTTTAGAATCATCCACCCTCACAGGAGTCAAAATGGCAGGACTGGAAAAACCATTCAAATACAAAGGAATCATCTGA
- a CDS encoding ammonium transporter, translated as MVVLDSGDTAWMLISTALVILMTIPGVALFYGGLIRRENVLNTIFLSFVSFAIVSIIWFVYGYDLTFGSDMWGFMGSIANPLFGGVIESNTLSTYAPTIPTGLYAIFQMTFAAITVALISGAVVERMKFSAWLAFIPIWATLVYMPVAHWMWGGGWLAQMGALDFAGGTVVHVNCGMAALALVMLLGARKNSNLLPHHLGYSIIGTGLLWFGWFGFNAGSALGATNLAVSAMIVTNISACVGMMTWILMDKLQTGKPTILGALSGAIAGLAAITPAAGYVNVTAAIIIGFVAAICAYFAVSHLKPRFGYDDSLDVFGIHGVCGIVGTIAVGFFATPLINSAIKGGLIAGNPAQIGIQLLAVLVIGAYAFVMTLIIGKVIDKTIGLRVETQDEVQGLDINLHEESGYRLS; from the coding sequence ATGGTAGTTCTTGACTCTGGTGATACTGCCTGGATGTTAATATCCACAGCACTAGTAATTCTAATGACCATACCCGGCGTAGCTCTCTTTTATGGAGGGCTAATACGGAGAGAAAACGTTTTAAATACAATATTTTTATCTTTTGTAAGTTTTGCAATTGTGAGTATAATCTGGTTCGTATATGGCTACGACCTTACCTTTGGTTCTGATATGTGGGGATTTATGGGTAGCATAGCAAATCCACTGTTCGGAGGAGTTATAGAATCAAACACACTTTCAACCTATGCCCCAACCATACCAACAGGACTTTACGCAATATTCCAAATGACATTTGCAGCCATAACAGTTGCATTGATATCTGGAGCAGTTGTAGAAAGGATGAAATTTTCAGCTTGGCTCGCATTTATACCTATTTGGGCCACACTAGTTTACATGCCCGTAGCTCACTGGATGTGGGGTGGAGGATGGTTAGCTCAGATGGGTGCACTTGATTTTGCAGGAGGAACAGTTGTTCATGTTAACTGTGGTATGGCAGCATTAGCCCTTGTGATGTTATTAGGTGCAAGGAAAAATTCTAATTTACTTCCCCACCATCTAGGATATTCCATTATTGGTACCGGTCTACTATGGTTTGGTTGGTTTGGATTTAACGCAGGATCTGCACTTGGAGCAACAAATTTGGCAGTATCTGCCATGATAGTCACAAACATCTCTGCTTGTGTTGGTATGATGACTTGGATCCTCATGGATAAACTTCAAACTGGTAAGCCAACAATACTTGGAGCACTTTCAGGTGCAATAGCTGGACTTGCAGCCATAACACCAGCAGCAGGTTATGTAAATGTAACCGCGGCCATAATTATAGGATTTGTTGCCGCAATTTGTGCTTACTTCGCTGTTTCACATCTTAAACCAAGGTTCGGTTACGATGACTCCCTCGATGTATTTGGAATACATGGTGTTTGTGGAATAGTAGGTACCATCGCAGTAGGATTCTTTGCAACACCCCTCATAAACAGTGCAATTAAAGGAGGATTAATCGCAGGAAACCCAGCTCAAATAGGAATTCAACTCCTGGCCGTATTAGTAATTGGAGCCTATGCATTTGTGATGACCCTGATAATTGGTAAGGTCATTGACAAAACAATAGGACTCAGAGTAGAAACTCAAGACGAAGTTCAAGGTCTAGATATTAATCTGCATGAGGAATCCGGTTACAGGCTGTCATGA
- a CDS encoding P-II family nitrogen regulator: protein MKEITAVIRPDKLEVVKEALQEIQCNGVTVTEVKGRGRQLGITESYRGRDYKVDLLPKTRLEIIVNDDYVEKVIDAIVKTAQTGDIGDGKIFVAPVEEVIRIRTGERGEKAV from the coding sequence ATGAAAGAAATAACCGCAGTAATAAGACCAGATAAATTAGAAGTTGTAAAAGAAGCTCTTCAAGAAATTCAGTGCAATGGAGTGACTGTAACAGAAGTTAAAGGTCGTGGCCGTCAGTTAGGAATAACTGAAAGTTACAGGGGCAGAGATTACAAAGTGGATCTCCTACCTAAAACCAGGCTCGAAATAATTGTCAACGATGATTATGTTGAAAAAGTTATTGACGCCATAGTTAAAACTGCACAAACAGGTGATATTGGAGATGGAAAAATCTTCGTAGCACCAGTTGAAGAGGTTATAAGAATTAGAACCGGTGAAAGAGGAGAAAAAGCAGTATAA